The stretch of DNA TGCTTTTTGGGAGCGCAGGGGCTCGTCATTCCTGGCCCGAATCCCAAATCCCGGTGACACCATtccctccatcccagcctgAATTTCGGGCCCCCATTCCCTGCGGGATTCATTCCTGAGTCCCAGGTCCCCATCCCCTTTATCCCCATGACATTCCCGACTCCCGGTCCCCATTCCCTAtaccattccctgtgtcctggtcCCTATTCCCTTCATCCCCATGACATTCCCGGGACACAAttccccacatccctgcaggattCATTCCCGAATCCCAGGCCACCTTTCCCTCTATCCTTGCGCCATTCCTTGTATCCCAGACCCCATTCCCCGTGCCATTCCTTGTATCCCAGACCCCATTCCCCGTGCCATTCCTTGTATCCCAGACCCCATTCCCCGTGCCATTCCCAGTATCCCAGACCCCATTCCCAGTATCCCAGACCCCATTCCCTGTATCCCAAACCCTCCAGGACTCCCGAGCTTCCGCTGGTTGCTGAGGCAGAAGGTGCAGACCTGCCGCAGCTGGGCATCCCCCGATTCCCAATTCCTCATTCCCGCTATTCTGATCCCTATTCTCTCTATCCCCGCGGCATTCCCGCTATCCCGGACCCCGGTATATCCCGTTTTTCCCGGTATCTCTCACCATTTTGTGCTGGTTGCTAAGGGAGAAAGTGCAGGTCTGCCGCGGCCGGGCACTCCGCGATTCCCAAATCCCCGTTCCCGCTATCCCGGACCCCGTTATTCCCGGTATATCCCGTTATTCCCGGTGTCTCTCACCATTTTTCGCTGGTTGCTGAGGCAGAAGGTGCCGATCTGGGCATCCCCCTATTCCCAAATCCCCGTTCCCTCTATCCCATTACTCCCAGTATACCCCGTTATTCCCGTTATTCTGGTGTCTCTCACCATTTTGCGCTGGTTGCTGAGGCAGAAGGTGCCGATCTGCCGCGGCTGGGCACCCCGCGATTCCCAAATCCCCGTTCCCTCTATCCCAGACCCCAGTATACCCCAGTATACCCCGTTATTCCCGTTATTCCCGGTGTCTCTCACCATTTTGCGCTGGTTGCTGAGGCAGAAGGTGCAGATCTGCCGCGGCCGGGCACTCCGCGATTCCCAAATCCCCGTTCCCTGTATCCCAGACCCCAGTATACCCCGGTATATCCCGTTATCCCGGTACCGCTCACCATTTTGCGCTGGTTGCTGAGGCAGAAGGTGCTgatctgccagggctgggcaccccGCGATTCCCAAATCCCCGTTCCCATACCCCAGTATACCCCGTTACTCCCAGTATACCCCGGTATATCCCATTATCCCGGTGTCGCTCACCATTTTGCGCTGGTTGCTGAGGCAGAAGGTGCAGATCTGCCGCGGCTGGGCACCCCGCGATTCCCAAATCCCCGTTCCCTGTATCCCAGACCCCAGTATACCCCGGTATATCCCATTATCCCGGTGTCTCTCACCATTTTGCGCTGGTTGCTGAGGCAGAAGGTGCCGATCTGGGCACCCCGCGATTCCCAAATCCCCGTTCCCATACCCCAGTATACCCCAGCACACCCCGTTATTCCCGTTATTCCCGGTGTCGCTCACCATTTTGCGCTGGTTGCTGAGGCAGAAGGTGCAGATCTGCCGCGGCTGCCCGCTCTCGCCGCCGCGGCCGGGCGGGGACGCGGCGCCGGCGGGGCAGAGCGCGGCGGGCGCTGCCCCGTGGCACGGCTGCCCTCCaacgccgccgccgccgccgccgccggcctCGCCGAGCAGCAGCACGTTGCCCAGGTGCGAGATGTAGCTGGAGGCGAGGCGCAGCGTCTCGATCTTGGAGAGCTTCCTGTCGGCCGGCTCGGTGGGGATCAGCGTGCGCAGCGCCGTGAACGCCGTGTTCACCGAGTTGGTGCGGTCCCGCTCGCGGGCGTTCGCCGTGTGCCGCTGCCGCGGCTCCCGGGCCAGCCGCCCGCGGCTCTTGCCGCTGCGCCGCTTGCCGCCCGGCATGCCGAACGCGGCGCCCTCCATGTGGAAGGGCTTCTCCTCCGAGCCCGAGCTCTCGCTGTTCTCCTCGTCCTCGGACAGCGCGCTGATCTCGGGGTACAGGAAGCGCCCCGGGGCCGAGCGCAGCATGGCGAAGGACATGCTGGAGAAGCGGGAGTGCCGCCGGGAAAGCGGGGCAGCCGCGGGGCGCTCAGCTGCGGCCGCTCATGGCTCTCGCCGATCCGCTCTGGGGGTTTTATCCCGCTCCCGCCCCGGCTTTTGGGGCTCTTGTGCCGCTTTTACGCCGCTTTTATGCCGCTTTTACGCCGCTTTTTAGGGGTTTTGTCGCGCTGGTTCAGGTCTAGTCCGGGTTTTATCCCGGTGGCCGAGGGGTTAGATGGCGGGTTTATCCCGGGTTTGGGGGTTTCTATCCCGGTTTGCGGGGGGTTATCCCGGTTTATCCCCGGGTTTCGGGCtcgccgccgctcccggcgcACGTGCGCATCCTCCGGGAGCCGCGGGCTGGAGCTGCGGGGTTTTTATAGCGGCGGGAATGGGCGGCGCGGCCCCTCCTCCGGCCCGGCTGCCTTGGAGAGGGAGCCTTCGGAAAGGGGAGCCCCAGGCCCGGCCTACCTGAGCTCACCCTCCGGGCCGGCCTTAACCCTTTCCTTCGCCGCCTTCCCGAGAGCTCGCCGCTCCTTTCCCGCTTTTCCTTTTGCTCCCGACCTGTTTTCCCCATAAATTCCCCTGTCCCAACCCCAAAGGTCAGCGGAGCTGCCAGGGGGGCTCTGGGATCCCTCTGGAATTTCCCCCCACCCGAAACTCAAACTCGCCGCATTCGCTGCGACTTTCCCGGTTTTCCCCATAAATTCCCCTGTCCCAACCTCAAAAGTCGCCGGAGCTGCCCAGGGGGGCTCTGGGATCCCTCTGGAATTCCTCTCCCGCCCAGGACTCGCCGCATTCCCAGGGAATTCTCCTGCTCTTTCCCGGTTTTCCCCATAAATTCACTTGTCCCAGTCCCAAAGGTCCCGGGAGGGGCTCTGGGATCCCTCTGGAATTCCTCTCCCACCCCGGACTCGCATTCCCGGGGAATTCACCACTCCTTTCCCGGTTTTCCCCATGAATTCACTTGTCCCAACCCCAAAGGTCCCGGGAGGAGCTCTGGGATCCCTCTGGAATTTCTCCCCACCCGAAACTCGCCACATTCACTGCCTCTTTCCCGGTTTTCCCCATAAATTCCCTTGTCCCGATCCCAAAGGTCCCGGGAGGGGCTCTGGGATCCCTCTGGAATTCTGCCCCTGCTCCGGGAGCGGCTGGAGCCGAGGGAATTCTCTCCCCACGACACtctcccggtgtcccggtgaTGCCATCCCGAGGATTCCCGGAGGGTTTTCCATGCCGGGATGGCACcgctgggaattgggaattaaCCCTGGGAGGGAATTGGGAATTAACCCTTGAGGAGCCGCCGCTGGGATCTGCTGGAATTCCCTGCCCGGGGAGAGCCGGGAGGGAATCGGGGCAGGGAATTCCAGAGGTGTCAGGTgccattccctgtcccattccATGGGGCAGCTCCCGACATCCCGGGGTGTTCCAGGGAtcctggggcagccctgcttccctgccaggcaggaattccttcccaaaattcccacaaaTCCAtgccctgggtgctgtccctccagcctgcatcccaaacccctctgcGGCTCTCCCAGAAAACCCTCTGGAAAGGCCCTGGGATCTCCTGGGAttcccctgctcctccagctcggGATTCCCGGGATCCACCCCATGGAATCCCCAGAGTATCCCGAGCCATCCCTAAACTCGGGGGATCCAGGAGCCCCCCCATCTCCAGGCTGCCTCATCCCACCCCCAAACTCCAGGAATCTCCCGTCCGTGGGGCAGACCAGCATTCCCGGCTGGAAAAAGGCTGGAACGGCCGTTTTCCTGAGCTCCCCCCGCTTTTCCAGCGGCGCCTCCCAGGAGCTCCGCGCGGGAGGTTCATTCCCGGCCGGAGCGCGGCACCTTCCGTGCGCTCCCGCACTTAATCCCTGTCTCGGCAGCTTCCGAAATCCAACCTCTGTCATCCCCTTCCCGGCCCTCTGGAAGCTCCCGGGGCCATCTGCTTTCGTTTAGCGCCGGGAGCGATCCcgcgccgctgccccggcacCTTCCAGCCGGCAGCATTCCC from Passer domesticus isolate bPasDom1 unplaced genomic scaffold, bPasDom1.hap1 HAP1_SCAFFOLD_105, whole genome shotgun sequence encodes:
- the SCX gene encoding basic helix-loop-helix transcription factor scleraxis is translated as MSFAMLRSAPGRFLYPEISALSEDEENSESSGSEEKPFHMEGAAFGMPGGKRRSGKSRGRLAREPRQRHTANARERDRTNSVNTAFTALRTLIPTEPADRKLSKIETLRLASSYISHLGNVLLLGEAGGGGGGGVGGQPCHGAAPAALCPAGAASPPGRGGESGQPRQICTFCLSNQRKMSKDRDRKTGQLRS